The Triticum dicoccoides isolate Atlit2015 ecotype Zavitan chromosome 6A, WEW_v2.0, whole genome shotgun sequence genome has a window encoding:
- the LOC119319202 gene encoding bidirectional sugar transporter SWEET14-like — MGGLSLQHPWAFAFGLLGNVISFMTYLAPLPTFYRIYRSKSTQGFQSVPYVVALFSAMLWIYYALLKSDELLLITINSAGCVIEAIYIVMYLAYAPKQAKMFTAKILLLLNVGVFGLILLLTLLLAGGEKRVVMLGWVCVGFSVSVFVAPLSVIRLVVRTRSVEFMPFSLSLSLTVSAVVWFLYGLLIKDKYVALPNILGFAFGVIQMGLYALYCNATTRQAPKEVDGPLPEHVINVAKLGPMATIELNMPAAVQPPTKENIVACASGESKEISVEKVDMATNVEHV; from the exons ATGGGTGGCCTCTCCCTTCAGCACCCGTGGGCCTTTGCCTTTGGCCTCCTAG GCAACGTCATCTCCTTCATGACCTACCTGGCCCCACT GCCAACGTTCTACCGGATCTACCGGAGCAAGTCGACGCAGGGATTCCAGTCGGTCCCGTATGTGGTGGCGCTCTTCAGCGCGATGTTGTGGATCTACTACGCGCTGCTCAAGTCTGACGAGCTCCTGCTCATCACCATCAACTCTGCCGGCTGCGTCATCGAAGCCATCTACATCGTCATGTACCTCGCTTACGCGCCAAAGCAAGCCAAG ATGTTCACGGCGAAGATCCTCCTCCTCCTGAACGTGGGTGTGTTTGGCCTCATCCTACTCCTCACCCTGCTGCTGGCGGGGGGCGAGAAGCGCGTCGTCATGCTTGGGTGGGTCTGCGTCGGCTTCTCAGTCAGCGTCTTCGTCGCGCCCCTCAGCGTCATC CGCCTTGTGGTGCGTACCCGGAGCGTGGAGTTCATGCCCTtttcactctccctctctctcaccgtCAGCGCCGTAGTCTGGTtcctctacggcctcctcatcaaggACAAATACGTCGCT CTTCCCAACATCCTGGGGTTCGCCTTTGGGGTGATCCAGATGGGGCTCTATGCCCTCTACTGCAATGCCACGACTAGGCAAGCGCCGAAGGAGGTGGACGGACCACTGCCTGAGCATGTCATCAACGTTGCTAAGCTCGGCCCGATGGCTACTATCGAGCTCAACATGCCCGCAGCCGTCCAGCCACCTACGAAGGAGAACATCGTAGCTTGTGCCAGCGGCGAGAGCAAAGAGATCAGCGTTGAGAAGGTTGACATGGCAACCAATGTCGAGCATGTATAG